In Halobacteriovorax marinus SJ, the following proteins share a genomic window:
- a CDS encoding PilZ domain-containing protein, with protein MSTLLRIDDQDKIKDEILEAYKNQYAVYAWGSFGGHIVKADLQFKSIKFNQKRIVLTPTQMSRSYLEDLLGGSGKINIAIPQMSLLFETEYMSYEDDLEIAFPSFNKFYDRRKSERIDPFIPVSVNIKHKGITFKKSCNDIAVGGLSIVLTRNEMRMFSIDEILENVEISFPLKKLQVKLKVAGLVKMNPYQDDKNPYGGSRLSLTFEGNSILVKKEVLRMINGQKKLVCDIDN; from the coding sequence ATGAGTACACTATTAAGAATTGACGACCAAGATAAAATTAAAGATGAAATACTTGAAGCATATAAGAATCAATATGCTGTTTATGCTTGGGGATCTTTTGGTGGCCATATAGTTAAAGCAGACCTTCAATTTAAATCAATCAAATTCAATCAAAAACGAATCGTTTTAACACCAACACAGATGAGTCGCTCCTATTTAGAGGACTTATTAGGTGGAAGTGGAAAAATTAATATTGCTATTCCTCAAATGTCTCTTCTCTTTGAAACAGAGTATATGAGCTATGAAGATGATTTAGAAATCGCCTTTCCAAGCTTCAATAAATTCTATGATAGAAGAAAGTCTGAAAGAATAGATCCATTTATTCCAGTAAGTGTAAATATAAAGCACAAAGGGATTACTTTTAAAAAAAGTTGTAATGACATTGCTGTGGGTGGATTATCAATAGTTCTTACAAGAAACGAAATGAGAATGTTCTCTATCGATGAGATACTTGAAAATGTAGAGATTAGTTTTCCGTTAAAAAAGCTACAAGTTAAGCTTAAGGTTGCTGGTTTAGTTAAAATGAACCCATATCAAGACGACAAGAATCCTTATGGTGGATCAAGATTATCTCTAACATTTGAAGGAAACTCTATTCTTGTTAAAAAAGAAGTGTTGAGAATGATAAATGGACAAAAAAAACTTGTCTGTGATATTGATAATTAA
- a CDS encoding UDP-2,3-diacylglucosamine diphosphatase: MIITSISDVHIKESTDSNFSLLKKFFNHEYVRKSDYIVLNGDIFDILIGGKVQYLKKYSDFFLLIESAIKNGSKIIYIEGNHDFHIERLIRKSKKKLGIPDEMFLHIKNYFDIEVDSRLVRFTHGDDVEIENESYRKYKRAINNPFVKFLGDYIVPFSFIEWIGHRASNKSRGKNVKKYELTVEGQEFVKDKFRTSSKLYFKDHSNISGLVCGHSHCKDYFKLDDGKFYVNNGFAPASKSFIKISDAGVEFIDL; the protein is encoded by the coding sequence ATGATAATAACTTCTATATCTGATGTTCACATAAAAGAATCAACAGATTCAAACTTTAGTCTTTTAAAGAAATTCTTTAATCATGAGTACGTAAGAAAGTCTGATTACATCGTTTTAAACGGTGACATTTTTGACATACTCATAGGTGGCAAAGTTCAATATCTCAAAAAGTACAGTGACTTCTTTCTATTAATTGAATCAGCAATAAAAAATGGTTCTAAAATTATCTACATAGAAGGTAATCATGACTTTCACATTGAAAGGCTGATTAGAAAGTCCAAGAAGAAACTTGGAATACCAGATGAAATGTTTCTTCATATAAAGAACTACTTTGATATAGAGGTTGATAGCAGATTAGTTAGATTCACACACGGTGATGATGTAGAAATAGAAAATGAAAGCTATAGAAAATATAAAAGGGCCATAAACAACCCTTTTGTTAAATTCTTGGGGGATTATATTGTTCCTTTTTCCTTCATAGAGTGGATAGGTCATAGGGCCTCTAATAAATCTAGAGGAAAGAATGTTAAGAAATATGAGTTAACAGTTGAGGGGCAGGAGTTTGTCAAAGACAAGTTCAGGACATCATCAAAACTCTACTTTAAAGATCATTCAAATATTTCTGGATTGGTATGCGGTCATAGTCACTGTAAGGATTATTTTAAATTAGATGATGGAAAGTTCTATGTGAATAATGGATTTGCACCAGCATCAAAATCTTTCATTAAAATTTCCGATGCTGGAGTTGAATTTATTGACCTATAG
- a CDS encoding DNA repair protein RecN — MKKDKLNLKSLTLNNFATFVNQEINFTDGFNVIVGETGSGKSLILDALQLVFGNRADKKIIRKNESFATVEAVFVCNSDTIKEYFAQLGHPFSGDEILIKRIITSEGSSKAYLNFQQCSLQTLSTISKRFIDLVGQFDNQKLLSEDYQMALLDEYSKNTTLLTKYRDHFTKLQSLQEELNTLIEKSKTKAQRKDYLEFQISELEKVNPSNDEEEQLIELKNSILDAQKKSESFTEANHILSESNSSILSLLNKFELQVNRYDLLSEVESSQLIEAKELLSELSFNISKKLNTDSDDSELQDIIEKLDSYQKLKRKFNVTTSELESIYNNFLDEYQLLENSDLEIKKISEKINSLKEKCWTFAHELHSERESYSTKLSKELTQKVKKLRMSGATIAIEVQTTDELSKNGISKIEFNAETNSGEGYYKVKDIASGGELSRILLALRQVLSKGDTVSVFLFDEIDTGIGGETAITIGKALEEVSSASQVIAITHLPQIAKFSRTLIDVSKKQEKSRTFSYTSEITQNNREQYIRDMAQL; from the coding sequence ATGAAAAAAGACAAACTCAATTTAAAGTCATTAACTCTTAATAATTTTGCAACCTTTGTTAATCAAGAGATTAACTTCACAGATGGTTTTAATGTAATTGTAGGTGAAACAGGTTCTGGGAAGAGTCTTATTCTTGACGCCCTTCAATTGGTATTTGGAAACAGAGCTGATAAGAAAATCATTAGAAAGAATGAGAGTTTCGCTACTGTTGAAGCTGTATTCGTATGTAACTCAGATACAATTAAAGAATACTTTGCACAATTAGGGCACCCTTTTTCTGGTGATGAAATACTGATTAAGAGAATTATCACGTCGGAAGGATCTTCAAAGGCATACCTTAATTTTCAACAATGTTCCCTACAAACACTATCTACAATATCTAAGAGATTCATTGATCTCGTTGGTCAATTCGATAATCAAAAGCTACTAAGTGAAGATTATCAAATGGCCCTATTAGATGAATATAGTAAGAACACGACGCTACTTACGAAGTATAGAGATCACTTTACGAAGCTTCAATCTCTCCAAGAAGAGCTGAATACACTAATTGAAAAGAGCAAGACTAAAGCACAAAGAAAAGACTATCTTGAATTTCAAATCTCAGAGTTAGAAAAAGTGAATCCTTCTAATGATGAAGAAGAACAATTAATTGAGTTAAAGAACTCTATCCTCGATGCTCAAAAGAAATCTGAATCATTCACAGAAGCAAATCATATTCTAAGCGAATCAAACTCTAGTATTCTTTCTTTATTAAATAAGTTTGAACTGCAAGTAAATCGTTATGACCTACTTAGTGAAGTAGAATCAAGTCAGTTAATTGAAGCAAAAGAGCTATTATCAGAGCTCTCTTTTAATATTTCTAAAAAGCTTAACACTGATTCTGATGATAGTGAGCTACAAGATATTATTGAAAAACTAGACTCATATCAAAAGCTTAAGAGAAAGTTTAATGTAACGACTAGTGAGCTTGAATCTATCTACAACAACTTTTTAGATGAATACCAACTCTTAGAAAACTCTGATTTAGAAATTAAAAAGATTAGCGAAAAGATTAATTCACTTAAAGAGAAGTGTTGGACTTTCGCTCATGAACTTCATTCAGAGAGAGAGTCTTACTCTACAAAACTCTCTAAAGAATTAACTCAAAAGGTTAAAAAACTAAGAATGAGTGGAGCAACTATTGCAATTGAAGTTCAAACGACAGATGAACTTTCTAAAAATGGAATTTCAAAAATAGAGTTTAATGCTGAAACAAATTCTGGAGAGGGTTACTATAAAGTTAAAGACATTGCCTCTGGCGGTGAACTTTCAAGAATCCTCCTCGCCCTAAGACAAGTTCTTTCTAAGGGAGATACAGTATCAGTATTTTTATTTGATGAGATTGATACAGGAATCGGTGGAGAGACTGCTATCACCATTGGTAAAGCTCTAGAAGAAGTTTCTTCAGCTTCACAGGTTATTGCTATTACTCACCTTCCACAAATTGCAAAATTCTCAAGAACACTAATTGATGTTTCAAAGAAACAGGAAAAATCGAGAACTTTTTCTTACACGAGTGAAATCACTCAAAATAATAGAGAACAGTATATTAGAGATATGGCCCAACTATAG
- a CDS encoding NAD(+)/NADH kinase, whose amino-acid sequence MSNKTIKNIGILLKPRNVTEFSTTIPNLTEWLIRRKKHVSFLEKEEGRILNIFKKLPKSVSFISEDEINKLDLIITLGGDGTIIGVSRKCTKSSPPIFGVNMGRLGFITEFSKIEYFDELANTLKGNFNIAKLPLYKVSVSKRGKEIFKGNFINDVVINKNNISRMFTLSVECDSELIFNVSGDGLIISSPVGSTAYSLAAGGPITHPDVNALLLTPICPHSLNHRPLVIPDNKEIEVKFPVKESHLSLTLDGQEAVDIEKGCIVKISKMKNSYAKIIKNNDRTYFQTLKEKLTHGQREGR is encoded by the coding sequence TTGAGCAACAAGACAATTAAGAATATTGGAATCTTACTAAAGCCAAGAAATGTTACAGAGTTTTCTACGACTATTCCAAACTTAACAGAGTGGTTAATTCGTAGAAAGAAGCATGTGTCCTTTTTAGAAAAAGAAGAGGGCAGAATTCTCAATATTTTCAAAAAACTTCCAAAGAGTGTTTCCTTTATCAGTGAAGACGAAATTAATAAACTCGATTTGATTATTACACTTGGTGGTGATGGAACAATCATTGGCGTCAGTAGAAAGTGTACAAAAAGCTCACCTCCAATTTTTGGTGTGAATATGGGAAGACTTGGATTTATTACTGAGTTTTCAAAAATAGAATACTTTGATGAGCTCGCGAATACTCTAAAAGGCAATTTCAATATAGCAAAGCTTCCTCTTTATAAAGTAAGTGTTAGCAAGCGTGGAAAAGAGATCTTTAAAGGCAACTTCATCAATGACGTTGTTATTAACAAGAATAATATTTCTCGAATGTTTACTCTGTCTGTAGAGTGTGACTCTGAATTAATATTTAATGTATCCGGAGATGGACTTATTATTAGCTCTCCTGTCGGCTCTACTGCATATTCATTAGCGGCCGGTGGACCCATTACTCACCCAGATGTAAATGCACTTTTATTAACTCCTATTTGTCCTCATAGCTTGAATCATAGACCTCTTGTTATTCCTGACAACAAAGAAATTGAAGTTAAATTTCCTGTCAAAGAAAGTCACTTGAGTCTCACACTTGATGGGCAAGAGGCCGTCGATATAGAAAAGGGATGTATTGTTAAAATTTCAAAGATGAAAAATAGTTATGCAAAGATCATAAAAAATAATGACAGAACATATTTTCAAACATTAAAAGAAAAGTTAACTCACGGTCAGCGAGAAGGCAGATGA
- a CDS encoding response regulator produces the protein MNILVIEDELLIQKSLKRLLEKKGASVDVSSTGKEAIEMIINRNYDRIVCDLMLQDITGFDIIEESKKKYNINQIGEVFVIITAYSSPQILEKANSYGCRVLGKPFDNIEDALAVFLKES, from the coding sequence ATGAATATTTTAGTTATTGAAGACGAGTTACTAATTCAAAAGTCACTAAAGCGCTTACTTGAGAAAAAGGGCGCTAGTGTTGATGTTTCCTCCACTGGCAAAGAGGCCATAGAAATGATTATAAATCGTAATTACGATAGGATAGTCTGTGACCTCATGCTTCAAGATATTACTGGATTTGATATTATCGAAGAGTCTAAAAAGAAGTACAATATCAATCAAATTGGAGAAGTTTTCGTAATTATTACGGCCTATAGCTCCCCTCAGATCTTGGAGAAAGCAAACTCCTACGGTTGCAGAGTACTGGGTAAACCTTTTGATAATATTGAAGATGCACTGGCTGTATTCTTGAAAGAGAGTTAA
- a CDS encoding sensor histidine kinase: MENKSDSRTKKVKRSLKLYLSESIGGGVFPPSPNIEFSKSQINADYSIYKNEGLYDIHTGGSILGEPVLTVGANTNPLAIYQLLNATCSEKKSKKKRYSSLTTANISKSSSSDLKQFVEILEFKKFILDQSLRIKDTSELPEYILQSKLFKAYQTCQIMIHEKGSPIIETFYFDASAGHRKKEISVSSFSKIFNLVKKSKNKLFNQTSLLESDLDVVGTFLAKDIELSKHSILVIVSRNGFLPPSDMEINIFSSAMNFISDVIQTILIASLNKLRTEVYTSLLETYPNPIFLDNTPLNEAARLSNNHDLDEASNSEDKIGRRFLEIGLESESNTSDIYHHQRVSLLGELLNTLKHELSNPLFGLNMASDLLLLESFDEEMSSIIQDISINSKRCQTIIDNFSKLYRDEDNYEKFNIKEVINETILLTKSESKQIPKEINFYNFQDDQDYIVNSNSTWLSQIIFNLVINSSQAIKSAYQDLREQRIQLTIIKKLEEIEISVSDTGPGIPDKLKDEIFKPFITTKEKGTGLGLSICCNLIKKLNGKIEIDHKNENGTIVSFTLPIV, encoded by the coding sequence GTGGAAAATAAAAGCGATTCCAGAACTAAAAAAGTTAAGAGATCTTTAAAGCTATACTTATCTGAAAGTATTGGAGGCGGAGTATTTCCACCGTCTCCAAATATCGAATTCTCAAAATCACAAATTAATGCTGACTACTCAATTTATAAGAATGAAGGGCTCTATGACATTCACACTGGTGGATCCATTCTTGGAGAGCCTGTTCTTACAGTTGGCGCTAATACTAACCCGCTCGCAATCTATCAATTATTAAATGCAACTTGTTCTGAAAAGAAGAGTAAGAAAAAGCGCTACTCATCACTTACGACTGCAAATATCTCCAAGAGTTCATCTTCAGATTTAAAACAATTTGTTGAGATTTTAGAATTTAAAAAATTCATATTAGATCAGTCATTGAGAATCAAAGATACCAGTGAGCTCCCAGAGTATATTCTTCAATCAAAACTCTTTAAGGCCTACCAAACCTGTCAGATCATGATTCATGAAAAGGGTAGTCCTATAATTGAAACATTTTACTTTGATGCAAGTGCCGGCCATCGTAAGAAAGAAATAAGTGTTTCTTCTTTTAGTAAGATTTTTAATCTTGTTAAGAAAAGTAAGAATAAGCTCTTTAATCAAACTTCACTTCTAGAATCAGATTTAGATGTGGTGGGAACATTTCTAGCAAAAGATATTGAGCTCTCCAAGCACTCTATCCTTGTTATAGTATCTAGAAATGGTTTTCTCCCTCCTTCAGATATGGAAATCAATATTTTCAGTTCTGCTATGAACTTCATATCTGACGTTATACAAACAATTCTCATTGCCTCACTTAATAAACTTAGAACAGAGGTTTATACATCTTTACTTGAAACGTATCCAAACCCTATCTTTCTCGACAATACTCCACTTAATGAAGCTGCACGATTATCCAATAATCATGATCTGGATGAAGCTAGTAATAGTGAAGATAAGATCGGAAGAAGATTCTTAGAGATTGGCCTTGAGTCTGAATCAAATACATCAGACATTTATCATCACCAGAGAGTCTCTCTTTTAGGAGAGCTACTAAACACGCTCAAGCATGAACTGAGTAATCCATTATTTGGATTGAATATGGCCTCTGACTTACTTCTACTTGAGAGTTTCGATGAAGAGATGTCTTCTATCATCCAAGATATTTCAATTAACAGTAAACGATGTCAGACCATCATAGATAATTTCTCTAAACTTTATAGAGATGAGGATAATTACGAGAAGTTCAATATAAAAGAAGTTATTAATGAGACAATTCTTTTAACGAAGAGTGAAAGTAAGCAAATTCCAAAAGAAATTAATTTTTATAACTTTCAAGATGATCAAGACTATATCGTAAATTCAAACTCGACTTGGCTCTCGCAAATTATTTTCAATTTAGTAATCAATAGCTCACAGGCTATTAAGAGTGCTTATCAAGACTTAAGAGAGCAAAGAATACAACTTACTATCATTAAGAAGCTTGAAGAAATCGAGATTAGTGTTTCCGACACAGGTCCAGGAATTCCAGACAAATTGAAGGATGAAATCTTCAAGCCGTTTATAACAACTAAGGAAAAGGGAACAGGACTTGGACTCAGTATTTGTTGTAATCTAATTAAGAAGCTAAATGGTAAAATAGAAATTGACCACAAGAACGAAAATGGTACTATTGTCTCGTTCACTTTACCCATAGTTTAA
- a CDS encoding glycosyltransferase family 9 protein, with protein sequence MVTAKESNDIPPQEAKKTIAIVQILRLGDIIQTIQTAKSLREQHGDKYQLLLIARKQFATPLKSLIDEVFDECITVDLKDLVLKSDKVNLENTQKNIKALTSKINSHHIDVCINLSYSKTANYLMSIIDAKHRIGPFYDQAANIVIKDKWSQYLYANVLETSLNSYNLVDLYKLIIGITPKENTENAIKRSARNKVFVHPFASDKKKVWSEGKWVEVLFKFLKDNEEKSVHLVGAKGDLDAATKILNNPLLASYKERIHNLVGNKSIGELKDLLDDDSMFIGHDSMVSHLASLKRVPIITISLGPVRTSETVPYIAGAYNLSPQTKCFPCKPDTACDFYQCHADIPYQPVNEVLSQVARGEEVTNDSLNKALSHFHLNSININKTSYNSLGILSLEPVLENEASYEDTLKKFFEITWCFLINELEGKNPIPKISDKTHQKLLKDMQGLQQLFELCEFGKKYSRYILEEISAETPNLNKIKEFSKKVDEIDRLSDIISETYPQLSPIINYGKVSRANLHGENLVELTESSFYSFHDQSSATSVMYELCERTLTLNQKNKNSNNQTTIR encoded by the coding sequence ATGGTAACAGCTAAGGAAAGTAACGATATCCCACCACAAGAAGCCAAGAAGACAATTGCAATTGTCCAAATTCTTAGGTTAGGTGATATTATTCAAACGATTCAAACTGCAAAGTCTCTACGTGAACAACATGGAGACAAGTACCAATTACTTTTAATTGCTAGAAAGCAATTTGCAACTCCACTCAAGAGCTTAATAGATGAAGTTTTTGATGAGTGCATAACTGTTGATCTTAAAGACCTTGTTCTTAAGAGCGATAAAGTTAACTTAGAGAACACACAAAAAAATATTAAGGCCTTAACATCAAAGATCAACTCACATCACATAGATGTCTGCATAAATCTTTCTTACTCAAAAACTGCAAATTACTTAATGAGTATTATTGATGCCAAACATCGCATTGGACCTTTTTATGATCAAGCGGCCAATATCGTAATCAAAGATAAGTGGTCTCAATATCTATATGCTAATGTTTTAGAGACAAGCTTAAATTCATACAACCTAGTAGATCTTTACAAATTAATTATTGGAATAACTCCAAAAGAAAATACAGAAAACGCGATAAAACGATCAGCTAGAAATAAAGTTTTCGTTCACCCATTTGCATCAGACAAAAAGAAGGTGTGGAGCGAAGGGAAATGGGTTGAAGTCTTATTTAAATTCTTAAAAGACAACGAAGAAAAAAGTGTTCACTTAGTTGGTGCAAAGGGAGATCTCGATGCAGCAACAAAGATTTTAAATAACCCATTACTCGCCTCTTACAAGGAAAGAATCCACAATTTAGTTGGAAATAAATCAATCGGGGAGCTAAAGGATCTTCTAGACGATGATTCAATGTTTATAGGTCACGACTCAATGGTTAGTCACCTAGCAAGCCTCAAGAGAGTCCCAATTATTACAATCTCACTGGGTCCAGTTAGAACATCAGAGACTGTTCCTTATATAGCTGGGGCATATAATCTATCGCCACAGACAAAGTGCTTTCCATGCAAGCCAGATACAGCTTGTGACTTCTATCAATGCCATGCTGACATTCCATACCAACCAGTTAACGAAGTCTTGTCACAAGTTGCAAGAGGTGAGGAAGTTACAAATGATAGTCTAAATAAAGCACTATCCCACTTTCATTTAAATTCTATAAATATAAATAAGACAAGCTATAACTCGCTTGGGATTCTTTCTCTTGAACCAGTTCTAGAAAATGAAGCCTCATACGAAGACACTCTAAAAAAGTTCTTTGAAATCACTTGGTGCTTTCTCATCAATGAGCTAGAGGGCAAAAATCCAATTCCAAAGATATCAGATAAAACTCACCAAAAGCTCCTTAAAGATATGCAAGGTCTGCAGCAGTTATTTGAACTTTGTGAATTTGGTAAAAAGTATTCAAGATATATATTAGAAGAAATTTCAGCAGAAACTCCCAATCTCAACAAGATAAAAGAATTCTCTAAGAAAGTTGATGAAATAGACAGGCTCTCAGACATTATATCTGAGACTTATCCACAATTAAGTCCGATTATTAACTATGGAAAAGTCTCAAGGGCCAATTTACATGGTGAAAATCTAGTTGAGTTAACTGAAAGTTCATTTTACTCGTTTCACGATCAATCAAGTGCAACCAGTGTAATGTATGAGCTTTGTGAAAGAACGCTCACATTAAACCAAAAGAATAAAAACTCAAATAATCAAACAACGATAAGGTAG
- a CDS encoding glycosyltransferase family 9 protein, with the protein MKKTLVVNLRRFGDIYSSAHLVNSMAQKGEYEVSLLVYKEFEKAALNIEGVSHIYTIDRKRVITLTKSEIFNNGYALEELEKELSPIMSQEWDQTINYSNDRVSTHIASTLNSKERIGLHFTNKMKNQYNSDWGMLLNEVITEMEFSPVHFNDIYHNMLGLDYNRENLRLKTSANHNENAFKNINFLRNAEEGKVKKIVGIQLFTSEESKNIPEKTIIEVIEKLHERDIVTMLLIAPTEDEKERAQIINDHFEGRLVSVESDFHALTSVVINLDALITPDTAIKHLSDLVETPCLEVSLGASPFLKQGSIGEQSLILSRVLEDRTFSKNDLHDDLRADDIVNSTLLLLGLKSFKNTEIGSNYTLYRPYRDALGTSYFAIKGDLNTELEVQRLALRMYLAKTLNQSEENTFCEMIQEIKGEHFKRWMTNEKEAVTNITKDLLGAIRSLIQISEGANQSKNFINSLGHLISHCEDSTMTMVPSLFLRARLESIVSNKIEDSVKEVEAQLYKMKNELQKVYEVLRTIEEYSREHEANSAIENRVTNRVQQAIL; encoded by the coding sequence ATGAAGAAGACACTTGTTGTAAACTTAAGACGTTTCGGTGATATTTACAGCTCGGCTCACCTAGTTAACTCTATGGCCCAAAAGGGTGAATATGAAGTTTCACTGCTTGTATACAAAGAGTTTGAAAAAGCAGCCCTCAACATTGAAGGTGTTTCTCATATTTATACAATTGATAGAAAAAGAGTTATCACTCTAACTAAGAGTGAGATCTTTAATAATGGATATGCACTAGAAGAACTTGAAAAGGAACTCTCTCCTATTATGTCTCAAGAATGGGACCAAACAATTAACTATTCTAACGATAGGGTATCCACTCATATTGCCAGCACACTAAACTCTAAAGAGCGCATTGGCCTTCACTTCACAAACAAAATGAAGAACCAATATAACTCGGACTGGGGAATGCTACTAAACGAAGTTATTACTGAAATGGAGTTCTCACCTGTTCACTTTAATGACATCTATCACAATATGCTTGGTCTCGATTACAACAGAGAGAACCTAAGGCTTAAGACAAGCGCAAATCACAATGAGAATGCATTTAAAAATATAAACTTCCTCAGAAATGCAGAGGAAGGAAAAGTTAAGAAAATCGTTGGTATTCAACTCTTTACATCTGAAGAGTCAAAGAATATTCCTGAAAAGACAATCATTGAAGTCATCGAGAAGCTACACGAGCGTGATATTGTAACAATGCTTTTAATCGCTCCAACAGAAGATGAAAAAGAGCGTGCACAAATTATCAATGATCACTTTGAGGGTAGACTTGTCTCAGTTGAGTCTGACTTCCATGCACTAACTAGTGTTGTGATTAATTTAGACGCTCTTATTACTCCAGACACTGCCATTAAACATTTAAGTGATCTTGTTGAAACTCCATGTTTAGAGGTTAGTTTAGGAGCATCACCTTTTCTTAAGCAGGGATCAATCGGTGAGCAATCTTTAATTCTATCAAGAGTTCTAGAAGATAGAACATTCTCAAAGAATGATCTTCACGACGATCTACGAGCAGATGATATTGTTAACTCTACTCTGCTACTACTAGGACTTAAGTCCTTCAAGAATACTGAAATTGGAAGTAATTATACTCTATATAGACCATATAGAGACGCTCTAGGTACTTCTTACTTTGCAATCAAAGGCGATCTTAATACTGAATTAGAGGTTCAAAGACTTGCCCTAAGAATGTATCTTGCAAAGACACTTAATCAATCTGAAGAGAATACTTTCTGCGAAATGATTCAAGAGATAAAAGGTGAGCACTTCAAACGTTGGATGACCAATGAGAAGGAAGCCGTTACGAATATTACCAAGGACCTCCTTGGGGCCATCCGATCTCTAATACAAATTTCAGAAGGTGCGAATCAGTCTAAGAATTTTATCAACTCTCTCGGACACTTAATTTCACACTGTGAAGATTCGACGATGACAATGGTTCCTTCACTCTTCTTAAGAGCAAGGCTTGAGTCTATCGTTTCAAACAAGATAGAAGACTCTGTAAAAGAGGTTGAAGCGCAATTATACAAAATGAAAAATGAACTTCAAAAAGTTTATGAAGTTCTTAGAACAATAGAAGAATACTCTAGAGAGCATGAAGCTAACTCTGCAATAGAAAACAGGGTTACAAATAGAGTACAGCAAGCAATATTATAA
- the fliS gene encoding flagellar export chaperone FliS, producing MSYGLGAYKKTSIHTASKEQILLMLYQAAIKSCKKAIEAIGEKNIPAKGEHIGKLQDIVIELNNSLDFEVGGDIAKELSSLYDFILFSSTQANIKIDAEPLEGCLNVLTTLYEGWGEAIKTLRKESAQKEQQGA from the coding sequence ATGAGTTATGGTTTAGGTGCTTATAAGAAGACATCAATTCACACAGCAAGTAAGGAGCAAATCCTACTGATGCTTTATCAAGCAGCTATAAAGAGTTGCAAGAAAGCCATTGAGGCCATTGGTGAGAAGAATATTCCGGCCAAGGGTGAACACATTGGAAAGTTACAAGACATTGTCATTGAACTTAACAACAGTCTTGACTTTGAAGTTGGTGGAGATATCGCTAAAGAGCTTTCATCTCTTTACGATTTTATTTTATTTTCAAGTACACAAGCAAATATCAAAATTGATGCTGAACCACTTGAAGGATGTCTAAATGTACTCACAACTCTATATGAGGGTTGGGGAGAAGCCATCAAGACACTTAGAAAAGAAAGTGCTCAAAAAGAGCAGCAGGGGGCCTAA